Proteins co-encoded in one Chitinophagales bacterium genomic window:
- a CDS encoding glycosyltransferase family 39 protein yields MESILFLFYTGLLSIVVTKFSFFKNSQIPAKFLLSAFWLKIAAGCLYGYLHLYYYNGGDTWSFLKDSHTIYTSLFENPLYFLELVFGPINRPIPNYLAGYIDAIVGWTDWRYYSVLRIDALIQLFAGNYYSVHVVFWAFLSFIGIIGFYRTFTAYFSTKASPIAILLFCTPSIVFWTSGIHKDGLTFFCMGLMTYYFHRSLQNGFNIKRMLILFFNMVFLAMLRPYAIGLLIPAMIACYWTFRRPKYIFAKYLGVYVGMLLIAQLISFYSPINIFAKIADTRQYFVEDSIGDADIDIAILEPTALSLLQHSPKAFYNTLCRPHLGDVNSFRRGVSVLETWSFLLLIGIALLFRDKFPSGRELAIFYFALFFSVSFYIFVGLIVDNLGAIVRYRTNALPFLLLTMLVLIDVEGMKKRFF; encoded by the coding sequence TTGGAGTCAATTCTTTTTCTTTTTTACACAGGCTTGTTAAGTATTGTTGTCACCAAGTTTTCTTTCTTCAAAAATAGTCAAATTCCTGCAAAATTCTTATTATCAGCTTTTTGGCTAAAAATTGCAGCAGGATGTCTGTATGGGTACTTACACCTCTACTACTACAATGGGGGTGATACCTGGTCTTTTTTGAAGGATAGCCATACCATCTATACGAGCTTATTTGAGAATCCGCTTTATTTTCTCGAATTGGTATTTGGCCCAATCAATCGTCCAATACCCAACTATTTAGCGGGTTATATAGATGCGATTGTTGGTTGGACAGATTGGCGGTACTACAGTGTTTTGAGGATAGATGCACTCATTCAATTGTTTGCAGGAAATTACTACAGCGTTCATGTTGTTTTTTGGGCTTTTTTGTCCTTTATCGGCATCATTGGTTTTTATCGAACTTTTACCGCTTATTTCAGTACCAAAGCTTCACCAATTGCCATATTGTTGTTTTGTACCCCTTCCATCGTTTTTTGGACTTCAGGAATACACAAAGACGGACTCACTTTTTTTTGTATGGGGTTGATGACTTATTATTTTCATCGGTCATTACAAAACGGCTTCAATATCAAAAGAATGTTGATTTTGTTCTTCAATATGGTTTTTTTGGCGATGTTGCGCCCTTATGCCATTGGACTGTTGATTCCTGCAATGATTGCTTGTTACTGGACATTTCGCCGACCCAAATACATATTTGCTAAGTATTTAGGCGTTTATGTAGGGATGTTGTTGATTGCCCAACTGATTAGTTTTTATTCTCCCATCAATATTTTTGCGAAAATTGCAGATACAAGGCAGTATTTTGTGGAAGACAGCATTGGAGACGCAGACATAGATATTGCAATCCTAGAACCTACTGCATTGAGTTTACTTCAACATTCGCCGAAGGCCTTTTACAATACCTTGTGTCGTCCACACTTAGGCGATGTTAACTCGTTTCGACGGGGGGTGTCAGTGCTTGAAACCTGGTCTTTTCTGCTCTTGATAGGAATTGCACTTTTATTCAGGGATAAGTTTCCCAGTGGCAGAGAATTGGCAATTTTTTATTTCGCTTTGTTTTTTAGTGTTTCTTTTTACATATTTGTCGGACTCATTGTAGATAATTTGGGCGCAATTGTGCGTTATAGGACGAATGCCCTGCCATTTTTACTTTTGACGATGTTGGTTTTGATAGATGTGGAGGGCATGAAGAAACGATTTTTCTAA
- a CDS encoding peptidylprolyl isomerase, translating into MTTILKDPLLHFLLLGGLLFALYGFLNRNEEQSGDYQIIIEASDVDRLAKSYQQNWNYPPDSVTLQSLIEAEIKAEIFYREALRMNLDRNDEIIRRRLKQKYEFLVKDLTTPQRASDDLLLQFYEAHPNNYQSPKKISFHQFYFNPDLREKPLENAQNALKVLLNQSFEGGGKAQIGDKSHLQSYFAAKDADDVRQILGQEFTQTLFTAKEVGWMEPIQSGYGIHLVYIAAIETTDLQPFEMVKSQVLEDWKMAEQFKYQEDLFQNLRKKYQVTYNLVK; encoded by the coding sequence ATGACCACAATACTCAAAGATCCACTTTTACACTTCCTTTTATTAGGCGGATTGTTGTTTGCTTTATACGGTTTTCTCAATAGAAATGAAGAACAATCAGGGGATTATCAAATCATAATAGAAGCGAGTGATGTAGATAGATTGGCGAAATCGTATCAACAAAATTGGAATTATCCGCCTGACAGTGTCACACTTCAAAGCCTTATTGAAGCAGAAATCAAGGCCGAAATATTTTATCGAGAAGCCTTGCGAATGAATTTAGACCGCAATGATGAAATCATTCGCCGTCGCCTCAAACAAAAGTATGAATTTTTGGTGAAGGATTTGACTACGCCACAAAGAGCATCAGATGATTTGTTGCTACAATTTTACGAGGCGCATCCCAACAACTATCAAAGCCCTAAGAAAATCAGTTTCCACCAGTTTTACTTCAATCCCGATTTGAGAGAAAAACCGCTTGAAAATGCACAAAATGCCTTGAAAGTGCTTCTAAATCAATCTTTTGAAGGGGGAGGTAAAGCACAGATTGGAGATAAATCACACCTGCAATCTTACTTTGCGGCAAAAGATGCGGACGATGTGCGTCAGATATTGGGGCAGGAATTTACCCAAACTTTGTTTACTGCAAAAGAAGTAGGATGGATGGAACCGATTCAATCGGGGTATGGAATTCACTTGGTGTATATTGCAGCTATTGAAACAACGGATTTGCAGCCTTTTGAAATGGTAAAATCGCAGGTTTTGGAGGATTGGAAAATGGCGGAACAGTTTAAGTATCAAGAGGACTTGTTTCAGAATTTGCGGAAAAAATATCAGGTGACTTACAATTTGGTGAAATGA
- a CDS encoding bifunctional UDP-3-O-[3-hydroxymyristoyl] N-acetylglucosamine deacetylase/3-hydroxyacyl-ACP dehydratase, translated as MTSFQHTIQKEVSISGVGLHTGEQVEMTFKPAPPDYGIRFQRIDLENQPIIKADADFVTDVQRGTTLERNKVKISTVEHALAALVGLEIDNVLIELNSQEVPIMDGSSQPFVAALLDAIPTKQDAKKLFFNITENIYYNDVEKDVEMMVLPADDYQVTVMIDFNSPVLGKQHATLQQLKDFKDEISSARTFCFLHELELLLKNNLIKGGDLSNAIVVVDREVGDEELNRLATLFNKPSVRVRREGYLSNVELRHKNEPARHKLLDVVGDLALIGTPIKGRVIATKPGHATNIAFAQKIKKYIKEHKHLIDAPVYDPNIPPLYNIEQIKGLLPHRSPFLLIDKIIELTKTTVIGVKCVTYNEPFFRGHFPHQAVMPGVLILEAMAQTGGILVLNQVPDPENYITYFLKIAEARFRNMVVPGDTLVFKMELLAPIRRGLCEMKATAYVGKKIAAEALMTAQVRKHVQ; from the coding sequence ATGACAAGTTTTCAACATACTATCCAAAAAGAAGTAAGCATTAGTGGAGTGGGCTTACACACAGGCGAGCAGGTAGAAATGACATTCAAACCTGCTCCACCCGATTATGGTATTCGATTTCAGCGCATAGACTTGGAAAATCAACCCATTATTAAGGCAGATGCCGACTTTGTGACAGATGTACAAAGAGGCACTACCTTAGAGCGCAATAAGGTAAAGATTAGCACAGTTGAACACGCTTTGGCGGCATTAGTGGGGCTTGAAATTGACAATGTGTTGATTGAACTCAATAGCCAAGAAGTACCTATCATGGACGGCAGTTCACAACCTTTTGTGGCCGCACTCCTGGATGCTATTCCAACAAAACAAGATGCGAAAAAACTGTTTTTCAACATCACCGAAAATATTTATTACAATGATGTAGAAAAAGATGTTGAAATGATGGTATTGCCTGCGGATGATTACCAAGTGACAGTGATGATTGACTTCAATTCACCTGTATTGGGCAAACAACATGCAACTTTACAACAGTTGAAGGACTTTAAAGACGAAATATCATCGGCACGTACTTTCTGTTTTTTACACGAATTGGAGTTGCTCCTAAAAAATAATCTTATCAAAGGAGGTGACTTGAGCAATGCCATTGTGGTAGTAGATAGAGAAGTAGGAGATGAAGAATTGAACCGTTTGGCTACCTTATTCAACAAACCTTCGGTAAGAGTAAGACGGGAAGGGTATTTGAGCAATGTCGAACTACGACACAAAAACGAACCTGCTCGACACAAATTATTGGATGTAGTGGGCGACTTGGCACTCATTGGAACACCTATCAAAGGACGGGTGATTGCCACAAAACCAGGTCATGCAACCAATATTGCATTTGCTCAAAAAATAAAAAAATACATTAAGGAACACAAACATTTAATAGATGCGCCTGTTTATGACCCTAACATACCGCCACTTTACAATATTGAACAAATAAAAGGTTTGTTGCCACACCGCTCTCCTTTTTTGTTGATAGACAAAATTATTGAGCTTACTAAGACAACCGTAATAGGGGTAAAGTGTGTTACATACAATGAACCTTTTTTTAGGGGACACTTCCCTCATCAAGCTGTGATGCCGGGGGTATTAATTTTGGAGGCAATGGCCCAAACGGGTGGTATTTTGGTCTTGAATCAAGTACCTGATCCAGAAAACTATATTACCTATTTTCTAAAAATTGCAGAGGCAAGATTTAGAAATATGGTTGTTCCTGGTGACACTTTGGTCTTTAAAATGGAACTTTTAGCTCCTATTCGAAGGGGATTGTGTGAAATGAAAGCAACGGCCTATGTTGGCAAAAAAATTGCAGCAGAAGCCCTTATGACCGCACAAGTAAGAAAACACGTTCAATAA
- a CDS encoding CAP domain-containing protein: MTVKLLTTILALVAMNACFLTHKNPPSPPVSIEENETSPSRPIDRNKANENIDINHFDISLMEDLVHEEINNLRAKKRRVDLQKDNCLRKAAILQNEYVMKQGKLTHEQRNKDMKSVMERTRINNCTHRMVGENLQFMGFTLVKQNGKLIDIETPTYNEAAKEIAQNWKGSPGHYDNLMHESFFRVGTAAAYDSREKGIYVTQVFGAVPPE; this comes from the coding sequence ATGACTGTGAAATTGCTTACAACCATCTTGGCTTTGGTGGCGATGAATGCCTGTTTTTTGACGCACAAAAATCCGCCTTCTCCCCCCGTCTCCATTGAAGAAAACGAAACTTCTCCTAGCAGACCGATTGACCGAAATAAGGCGAACGAAAACATTGATATCAATCATTTTGATATTTCATTGATGGAAGATTTGGTGCATGAAGAAATCAACAATTTGAGGGCCAAAAAAAGACGTGTGGATTTACAAAAAGACAATTGCCTTCGCAAAGCAGCTATCCTTCAAAATGAATATGTGATGAAACAAGGTAAACTCACACATGAACAAAGAAACAAAGATATGAAAAGTGTGATGGAACGTACCCGAATCAATAACTGCACACATCGAATGGTGGGTGAAAATCTGCAGTTTATGGGTTTTACTTTGGTGAAACAAAATGGGAAACTAATTGATATAGAAACCCCTACCTACAATGAAGCAGCCAAAGAAATTGCCCAAAATTGGAAAGGTTCACCAGGGCATTACGACAATTTGATGCACGAATCTTTTTTTAGGGTAGGAACGGCTGCAGCCTATGATAGTCGAGAGAAAGGAATATATGTCACTCAAGTTTTTGGAGCAGTGCCACCTGAGTAA
- the lpxD gene encoding UDP-3-O-(3-hydroxymyristoyl)glucosamine N-acyltransferase, translated as MQFTAQQLSILLNGTVVGDPNVTVHDIAKIEEAKKGQLSFIANPKYASYLYTTEASILIVNNDLILEAEVEATLIKVPNAYTAFTTLLEKYQSTMQRKAGIEAPSYVDDSATIGENPYIGAFAYIGKNVQIGNNVQLFPNTYIGDNVTIDDNSVLYAGVKVYQDCEIGKNCIIHANAVIGADGFGFAPQADGSYRKIPQLGKVIIKDHVEIGANTTIDRATMGATLIEEGAKLDNLVQIAHNVVIGAHTAIASQSGVSGSTKIGKHCVLAGQVGVVGHLNIADYTIIGAQSGVSNSVTEPNTTVLGSPIMDHRHARRVYVVYRNLPTLAKKLNELEKKIKELSANLDKSHQ; from the coding sequence ATGCAATTTACAGCACAACAATTGAGCATTTTGCTTAACGGAACAGTGGTTGGCGACCCAAACGTAACAGTTCACGATATAGCCAAAATTGAAGAGGCCAAAAAGGGACAGCTTAGTTTCATAGCTAATCCCAAGTATGCCTCTTACCTTTATACGACTGAGGCTTCAATATTGATTGTGAACAATGATCTCATATTGGAAGCAGAAGTAGAAGCAACTTTAATCAAAGTTCCCAATGCTTACACTGCTTTCACAACTCTCCTCGAAAAATATCAATCGACCATGCAACGCAAAGCAGGGATTGAAGCACCTTCCTATGTAGATGACTCTGCCACAATTGGTGAAAACCCCTACATTGGAGCATTTGCGTATATCGGCAAAAATGTCCAGATTGGCAATAACGTTCAATTGTTTCCAAACACTTATATTGGTGACAATGTGACGATTGATGACAATTCTGTACTCTATGCAGGTGTAAAAGTTTACCAAGATTGCGAAATCGGAAAGAATTGTATCATTCATGCCAATGCAGTGATTGGAGCCGATGGATTTGGATTTGCACCACAAGCAGATGGTAGTTACCGCAAAATCCCACAATTGGGAAAGGTAATCATCAAAGACCATGTGGAAATTGGTGCAAATACGACAATTGACCGAGCGACAATGGGCGCAACACTCATCGAAGAAGGAGCAAAACTGGATAATCTCGTGCAAATTGCCCACAATGTGGTGATTGGAGCGCATACTGCTATTGCCTCACAATCAGGAGTTTCGGGAAGCACTAAGATTGGCAAACACTGTGTATTGGCTGGTCAAGTAGGTGTAGTAGGACATCTCAACATTGCGGATTACACTATCATTGGTGCACAGAGTGGTGTTAGCAATTCTGTTACGGAACCAAATACAACGGTATTGGGTTCACCTATCATGGATCACCGACACGCTAGACGTGTATATGTGGTATATCGAAATTTACCAACTTTAGCAAAAAAGCTCAATGAACTTGAAAAAAAAATCAAAGAATTATCAGCTAATCTGGACAAAAGCCATCAATAA